From Astyanax mexicanus isolate ESR-SI-001 chromosome 11, AstMex3_surface, whole genome shotgun sequence, the proteins below share one genomic window:
- the scel gene encoding sciellin isoform X6 has product MSATATRRSYPPTKTDSTSPKTVVDDSKKKTSLLKDNSWIKKDVTSDKSVDQDSNFGRTVLSRFKSAENLNRFSASQDELDSRGKTSTQTVVTTTNTTPKRSSSVTKTETITKTTSKEPTETKTVKTVTSPTSTIKTTTRTSSVKTEPELSSSVTKTETITKTASKEPTETKTVKTVTSPTSTTKTTTRTSSVKTDPELTSTTTTVRDGTKTTVTTTSTSSVKSPTKSETFTEKILSDTTNIGKTQTQPKVTNTETPTKTISKTETITETAAKEPRVRDYTKTVTTETQPASTITRTTRTSVRTDPEITKTYTSYNDTPTSKTTTRTITTKSSAEDQLFDTLIPTSIKSVSSSAPDTSSNETTSVTSPTTYTRTSYKTTRTEEYPSDTVITRTIRSVSSPPDSTLQRYERRSSFNGSTTTYTTTSTTYTDSSSRSLDYLSDGLTSKTVKTVYTTPERTYIERDICTICHKPMISDVRMILDDMNMQCHATCFKCEVCKSSLGHLKAGDSMWVYQRTVQCERCFGITRNKWHR; this is encoded by the exons ATCCCTTCTGAAGGACAACAGCTGGATTAAGAAGGATGTTACCAGTGATAAATCAGTGGA TCAGGACTCAAACTTTGGGAGAACCGTCCTGAGTCGATTTAAATCAGCTGAAAACCTGAACAG ATTCAGCGCAAGTCAGGATGAACTGGATTCACGCGG gaaaaccaGCACTCAGACTGTAGTAACTACTACAAACACTACACCCAAAAG AAGCTCAAGTGTTACCAAGACAGAGACCATCACTAAAACTACTTCCAAGGAGCCCACAGAAAC taaaactgtaaaaacggtGACGTCACCAACTTCAACTATTAAAACCACCACAAG AACGTCATCTGTGAAGACTGAACCAGAGCT AAGCTCAAGTGTTACCAAGACAGAGACCATCACTAAAACTGCTTCCAAAGAGCCCACAGAAAC taaaactgtaaaaacggtGACGTCACCAACTTCAACCACTAAAACCACCACAAG AACATCATCTGTAAAGACTGACCCAGAGCT CACCAGCACTACTACTACTGTAAGAGATGGCACAAAGACCACGGTGACCACCACCAG CACATCTTCTGTGAAGTCACCAACCAAAAGCGAGACATTCACTGAGAAGATCCTCTCTGATACTACCAACATCGG GAAAACTCAAACTCAACCTAAAGTGACAAACACAGAGACTCCAACCAAAAC AATCTCCAAGACAGAGACCATCACTGAAACCGCTGCCAAGGAACCCAGAGTTCG AGATTACACCAAAACTGTCACAACAGAGACACAGCCAGCTTCAACCATCACAAGAACTACGAg aacCTCTGTGAGGACTGATCCAGAGAT CACCAAAACCTATACTAGCTATAATGATACTCCAACATCTAAAACTACAACCCGCACCATCACCACCAAATCCAG TGCTGAGGACCAGCTGTTTGACACCCTAATACCGACATCCATCAAGTCAGTGTCCTCCTCCGCACCTGACACCAGCAG TAACGAGACAACAAGTGTAACCAGTCCCACGACCTACACCAGAACCTCGTACAAAACAACCAG GACTGAGGAATACCCTTCGGACACGGTGATCACCAGAACCATTAGATCTGTCTCCTCCCCACCTGACAG tactttgCAAAGGTATGAGCGGCGCAGTAGTTTTAACGGCTCCACTACAACCTACACTACTACTTCCACAACTTACACAGACAGCAGCAG CAGGTCCTTGGATTATCTCTCTGATGGCCTTACATCAAAAACTGTTAAAACCGTGTACACAACACCTGAAAG GACTTATATTGAGAGGGATATCTGTACAATCTGCCACAAGCCCATGATCTCTGACGTCAGGATGATTCTGGATGACATGAATATGCAGTGTCATGCCACTTGTTTCAAA TGTGAGGTGTGTAAGAGCTCTCTGGGCCACCTGAAGGCAGGGGACAGCATGTGGGTGTATCAGCGCACTGTGCAATGCGAGAGATGCTTCGGTATCACTAGAA ATAAGTGGCATCGCTAA
- the scel gene encoding sciellin isoform X9, with amino-acid sequence MSATATRRSYPPTKTDSTSPKTVVDDSKKKTSLLKDNSWIKKDVTSDKSVDQDSNFGRTVLSRFKSAENLNSSPDKTTSVVTTKTSTTPPERSSVQNLTRRFSASQDELDSRGKTSTQTVVTTTNTTPKRSSSVTKTETITKTASKEPTETKTVKTVTSPTSTTKTTTRTSSVKTDPELTSTTTTVRDGTKTTVTTTSTSSVKSPTKSETFTEKILSDTTNIGKTQTQPKVTNTETPTKTISKTETITETAAKEPRVRDYTKTVTTETQPASTITRTTRTSVRTDPEITKTYTSYNDTPTSKTTTRTITTKSSAEDQLFDTLIPTSIKSVSSSAPDTSSNETTSVTSPTTYTRTSYKTTRTEEYPSDTVITRTIRSVSSPPDSTLQRYERRSSFNGSTTTYTTTSTTYTDSSSRSLDYLSDGLTSKTVKTVYTTPERTYIERDICTICHKPMISDVRMILDDMNMQCHATCFKCEVCKSSLGHLKAGDSMWVYQRTVQCERCFGITRNKWHR; translated from the exons ATCCCTTCTGAAGGACAACAGCTGGATTAAGAAGGATGTTACCAGTGATAAATCAGTGGA TCAGGACTCAAACTTTGGGAGAACCGTCCTGAGTCGATTTAAATCAGCTGAAAACCTGAACAG CTCTCCAGATAAAACCACTTCAGTCGTCACCACCAAAACCTCTACTACTCCTCCTGAAAGATCCTCAGTCCAGAATCTAACCAGAAG ATTCAGCGCAAGTCAGGATGAACTGGATTCACGCGG gaaaaccaGCACTCAGACTGTAGTAACTACTACAAACACTACACCCAAAAG AAGCTCAAGTGTTACCAAGACAGAGACCATCACTAAAACTGCTTCCAAAGAGCCCACAGAAAC taaaactgtaaaaacggtGACGTCACCAACTTCAACCACTAAAACCACCACAAG AACATCATCTGTAAAGACTGACCCAGAGCT CACCAGCACTACTACTACTGTAAGAGATGGCACAAAGACCACGGTGACCACCACCAG CACATCTTCTGTGAAGTCACCAACCAAAAGCGAGACATTCACTGAGAAGATCCTCTCTGATACTACCAACATCGG GAAAACTCAAACTCAACCTAAAGTGACAAACACAGAGACTCCAACCAAAAC AATCTCCAAGACAGAGACCATCACTGAAACCGCTGCCAAGGAACCCAGAGTTCG AGATTACACCAAAACTGTCACAACAGAGACACAGCCAGCTTCAACCATCACAAGAACTACGAg aacCTCTGTGAGGACTGATCCAGAGAT CACCAAAACCTATACTAGCTATAATGATACTCCAACATCTAAAACTACAACCCGCACCATCACCACCAAATCCAG TGCTGAGGACCAGCTGTTTGACACCCTAATACCGACATCCATCAAGTCAGTGTCCTCCTCCGCACCTGACACCAGCAG TAACGAGACAACAAGTGTAACCAGTCCCACGACCTACACCAGAACCTCGTACAAAACAACCAG GACTGAGGAATACCCTTCGGACACGGTGATCACCAGAACCATTAGATCTGTCTCCTCCCCACCTGACAG tactttgCAAAGGTATGAGCGGCGCAGTAGTTTTAACGGCTCCACTACAACCTACACTACTACTTCCACAACTTACACAGACAGCAGCAG CAGGTCCTTGGATTATCTCTCTGATGGCCTTACATCAAAAACTGTTAAAACCGTGTACACAACACCTGAAAG GACTTATATTGAGAGGGATATCTGTACAATCTGCCACAAGCCCATGATCTCTGACGTCAGGATGATTCTGGATGACATGAATATGCAGTGTCATGCCACTTGTTTCAAA TGTGAGGTGTGTAAGAGCTCTCTGGGCCACCTGAAGGCAGGGGACAGCATGTGGGTGTATCAGCGCACTGTGCAATGCGAGAGATGCTTCGGTATCACTAGAA ATAAGTGGCATCGCTAA
- the scel gene encoding sciellin isoform X1, producing MSATATRRSYPPTKTDSTSPKTVVDDSKKKTSLLKDNSWIKKDVTSDKSVDQDSNFGRTVLSRFKSAENLNSSPDKTTSVVTTKTSTTPPERSSVQNLTRRFSASQDELDSRGKTSTQTVVTTTNTTPKRSSSVTKTETITKTTSKEPTETKTVKTVTSPTSTIKTTTRTSSVKTEPELSSSVTKTETITKTASKEPTETKTVKTVTSPTSTTKTTTRTSSVKTDPELTSTTTTVRDGTKTTVTTTSTSSVKSPTKSETFTEKILSDTTNIGKTQTQPKVTNTETPTKTISKTETITETAAKEPRVRDYTKTVTTETQPASTITRTTRTSVRTDPEITKTYTSYNDTPTSKTTTRTITTKSSAEDQLFDTLIPTSIKSVSSSAPDTSSNETTSVTSPTTYTRTSYKTTRTEEYPSDTVITRTIRSVSSPPDSTLQRYERRSSFNGSTTTYTTTSTTYTDSSSRSLDYLSDGLTSKTVKTVYTTPERTYIERDICTICHKPMISDVRMILDDMNMQCHATCFKCEVCKSSLGHLKAGDSMWVYQRTVQCERCFGITRNKWHR from the exons ATCCCTTCTGAAGGACAACAGCTGGATTAAGAAGGATGTTACCAGTGATAAATCAGTGGA TCAGGACTCAAACTTTGGGAGAACCGTCCTGAGTCGATTTAAATCAGCTGAAAACCTGAACAG CTCTCCAGATAAAACCACTTCAGTCGTCACCACCAAAACCTCTACTACTCCTCCTGAAAGATCCTCAGTCCAGAATCTAACCAGAAG ATTCAGCGCAAGTCAGGATGAACTGGATTCACGCGG gaaaaccaGCACTCAGACTGTAGTAACTACTACAAACACTACACCCAAAAG AAGCTCAAGTGTTACCAAGACAGAGACCATCACTAAAACTACTTCCAAGGAGCCCACAGAAAC taaaactgtaaaaacggtGACGTCACCAACTTCAACTATTAAAACCACCACAAG AACGTCATCTGTGAAGACTGAACCAGAGCT AAGCTCAAGTGTTACCAAGACAGAGACCATCACTAAAACTGCTTCCAAAGAGCCCACAGAAAC taaaactgtaaaaacggtGACGTCACCAACTTCAACCACTAAAACCACCACAAG AACATCATCTGTAAAGACTGACCCAGAGCT CACCAGCACTACTACTACTGTAAGAGATGGCACAAAGACCACGGTGACCACCACCAG CACATCTTCTGTGAAGTCACCAACCAAAAGCGAGACATTCACTGAGAAGATCCTCTCTGATACTACCAACATCGG GAAAACTCAAACTCAACCTAAAGTGACAAACACAGAGACTCCAACCAAAAC AATCTCCAAGACAGAGACCATCACTGAAACCGCTGCCAAGGAACCCAGAGTTCG AGATTACACCAAAACTGTCACAACAGAGACACAGCCAGCTTCAACCATCACAAGAACTACGAg aacCTCTGTGAGGACTGATCCAGAGAT CACCAAAACCTATACTAGCTATAATGATACTCCAACATCTAAAACTACAACCCGCACCATCACCACCAAATCCAG TGCTGAGGACCAGCTGTTTGACACCCTAATACCGACATCCATCAAGTCAGTGTCCTCCTCCGCACCTGACACCAGCAG TAACGAGACAACAAGTGTAACCAGTCCCACGACCTACACCAGAACCTCGTACAAAACAACCAG GACTGAGGAATACCCTTCGGACACGGTGATCACCAGAACCATTAGATCTGTCTCCTCCCCACCTGACAG tactttgCAAAGGTATGAGCGGCGCAGTAGTTTTAACGGCTCCACTACAACCTACACTACTACTTCCACAACTTACACAGACAGCAGCAG CAGGTCCTTGGATTATCTCTCTGATGGCCTTACATCAAAAACTGTTAAAACCGTGTACACAACACCTGAAAG GACTTATATTGAGAGGGATATCTGTACAATCTGCCACAAGCCCATGATCTCTGACGTCAGGATGATTCTGGATGACATGAATATGCAGTGTCATGCCACTTGTTTCAAA TGTGAGGTGTGTAAGAGCTCTCTGGGCCACCTGAAGGCAGGGGACAGCATGTGGGTGTATCAGCGCACTGTGCAATGCGAGAGATGCTTCGGTATCACTAGAA ATAAGTGGCATCGCTAA
- the scel gene encoding sciellin isoform X10, with protein sequence MSATATRRSYPPTKTDSTSPKTVVDDSKKKTSLLKDNSWIKKDVTSDKSVDQDSNFGRTVLSRFKSAENLNSSPDKTTSVVTTKTSTTPPERSSVQNLTRRFSASQDELDSRGKTSTQTVVTTTNTTPKRSSSVTKTETITKTTSKEPTETTSSVKTDPELTSTTTTVRDGTKTTVTTTSTSSVKSPTKSETFTEKILSDTTNIGKTQTQPKVTNTETPTKTISKTETITETAAKEPRVRDYTKTVTTETQPASTITRTTRTSVRTDPEITKTYTSYNDTPTSKTTTRTITTKSSAEDQLFDTLIPTSIKSVSSSAPDTSSNETTSVTSPTTYTRTSYKTTRTEEYPSDTVITRTIRSVSSPPDSTLQRYERRSSFNGSTTTYTTTSTTYTDSSSRSLDYLSDGLTSKTVKTVYTTPERTYIERDICTICHKPMISDVRMILDDMNMQCHATCFKCEVCKSSLGHLKAGDSMWVYQRTVQCERCFGITRNKWHR encoded by the exons ATCCCTTCTGAAGGACAACAGCTGGATTAAGAAGGATGTTACCAGTGATAAATCAGTGGA TCAGGACTCAAACTTTGGGAGAACCGTCCTGAGTCGATTTAAATCAGCTGAAAACCTGAACAG CTCTCCAGATAAAACCACTTCAGTCGTCACCACCAAAACCTCTACTACTCCTCCTGAAAGATCCTCAGTCCAGAATCTAACCAGAAG ATTCAGCGCAAGTCAGGATGAACTGGATTCACGCGG gaaaaccaGCACTCAGACTGTAGTAACTACTACAAACACTACACCCAAAAG AAGCTCAAGTGTTACCAAGACAGAGACCATCACTAAAACTACTTCCAAGGAGCCCACAGAAAC AACATCATCTGTAAAGACTGACCCAGAGCT CACCAGCACTACTACTACTGTAAGAGATGGCACAAAGACCACGGTGACCACCACCAG CACATCTTCTGTGAAGTCACCAACCAAAAGCGAGACATTCACTGAGAAGATCCTCTCTGATACTACCAACATCGG GAAAACTCAAACTCAACCTAAAGTGACAAACACAGAGACTCCAACCAAAAC AATCTCCAAGACAGAGACCATCACTGAAACCGCTGCCAAGGAACCCAGAGTTCG AGATTACACCAAAACTGTCACAACAGAGACACAGCCAGCTTCAACCATCACAAGAACTACGAg aacCTCTGTGAGGACTGATCCAGAGAT CACCAAAACCTATACTAGCTATAATGATACTCCAACATCTAAAACTACAACCCGCACCATCACCACCAAATCCAG TGCTGAGGACCAGCTGTTTGACACCCTAATACCGACATCCATCAAGTCAGTGTCCTCCTCCGCACCTGACACCAGCAG TAACGAGACAACAAGTGTAACCAGTCCCACGACCTACACCAGAACCTCGTACAAAACAACCAG GACTGAGGAATACCCTTCGGACACGGTGATCACCAGAACCATTAGATCTGTCTCCTCCCCACCTGACAG tactttgCAAAGGTATGAGCGGCGCAGTAGTTTTAACGGCTCCACTACAACCTACACTACTACTTCCACAACTTACACAGACAGCAGCAG CAGGTCCTTGGATTATCTCTCTGATGGCCTTACATCAAAAACTGTTAAAACCGTGTACACAACACCTGAAAG GACTTATATTGAGAGGGATATCTGTACAATCTGCCACAAGCCCATGATCTCTGACGTCAGGATGATTCTGGATGACATGAATATGCAGTGTCATGCCACTTGTTTCAAA TGTGAGGTGTGTAAGAGCTCTCTGGGCCACCTGAAGGCAGGGGACAGCATGTGGGTGTATCAGCGCACTGTGCAATGCGAGAGATGCTTCGGTATCACTAGAA ATAAGTGGCATCGCTAA
- the scel gene encoding sciellin isoform X2, with translation MSATATRRSYPPTKTDSTSPKTVVDDSKKKTSLLKDNSWIKKDVTSDKSVDQDSNFGRTVLSRFKSAENLNSSPDKTTSVVTTKTSTTPPERSSVQNLTRRFSASQDELDSRGKTSTQTVVTTTNTTPKRSSSVTKTETITKTTSKEPTETKTVKTVTSPTSTIKTTTRTSSVKTEPELSSVTKTETITKTASKEPTETKTVKTVTSPTSTTKTTTRTSSVKTDPELTSTTTTVRDGTKTTVTTTSTSSVKSPTKSETFTEKILSDTTNIGKTQTQPKVTNTETPTKTISKTETITETAAKEPRVRDYTKTVTTETQPASTITRTTRTSVRTDPEITKTYTSYNDTPTSKTTTRTITTKSSAEDQLFDTLIPTSIKSVSSSAPDTSSNETTSVTSPTTYTRTSYKTTRTEEYPSDTVITRTIRSVSSPPDSTLQRYERRSSFNGSTTTYTTTSTTYTDSSSRSLDYLSDGLTSKTVKTVYTTPERTYIERDICTICHKPMISDVRMILDDMNMQCHATCFKCEVCKSSLGHLKAGDSMWVYQRTVQCERCFGITRNKWHR, from the exons ATCCCTTCTGAAGGACAACAGCTGGATTAAGAAGGATGTTACCAGTGATAAATCAGTGGA TCAGGACTCAAACTTTGGGAGAACCGTCCTGAGTCGATTTAAATCAGCTGAAAACCTGAACAG CTCTCCAGATAAAACCACTTCAGTCGTCACCACCAAAACCTCTACTACTCCTCCTGAAAGATCCTCAGTCCAGAATCTAACCAGAAG ATTCAGCGCAAGTCAGGATGAACTGGATTCACGCGG gaaaaccaGCACTCAGACTGTAGTAACTACTACAAACACTACACCCAAAAG AAGCTCAAGTGTTACCAAGACAGAGACCATCACTAAAACTACTTCCAAGGAGCCCACAGAAAC taaaactgtaaaaacggtGACGTCACCAACTTCAACTATTAAAACCACCACAAG AACGTCATCTGTGAAGACTGAACCAGAGCT CTCAAGTGTTACCAAGACAGAGACCATCACTAAAACTGCTTCCAAAGAGCCCACAGAAAC taaaactgtaaaaacggtGACGTCACCAACTTCAACCACTAAAACCACCACAAG AACATCATCTGTAAAGACTGACCCAGAGCT CACCAGCACTACTACTACTGTAAGAGATGGCACAAAGACCACGGTGACCACCACCAG CACATCTTCTGTGAAGTCACCAACCAAAAGCGAGACATTCACTGAGAAGATCCTCTCTGATACTACCAACATCGG GAAAACTCAAACTCAACCTAAAGTGACAAACACAGAGACTCCAACCAAAAC AATCTCCAAGACAGAGACCATCACTGAAACCGCTGCCAAGGAACCCAGAGTTCG AGATTACACCAAAACTGTCACAACAGAGACACAGCCAGCTTCAACCATCACAAGAACTACGAg aacCTCTGTGAGGACTGATCCAGAGAT CACCAAAACCTATACTAGCTATAATGATACTCCAACATCTAAAACTACAACCCGCACCATCACCACCAAATCCAG TGCTGAGGACCAGCTGTTTGACACCCTAATACCGACATCCATCAAGTCAGTGTCCTCCTCCGCACCTGACACCAGCAG TAACGAGACAACAAGTGTAACCAGTCCCACGACCTACACCAGAACCTCGTACAAAACAACCAG GACTGAGGAATACCCTTCGGACACGGTGATCACCAGAACCATTAGATCTGTCTCCTCCCCACCTGACAG tactttgCAAAGGTATGAGCGGCGCAGTAGTTTTAACGGCTCCACTACAACCTACACTACTACTTCCACAACTTACACAGACAGCAGCAG CAGGTCCTTGGATTATCTCTCTGATGGCCTTACATCAAAAACTGTTAAAACCGTGTACACAACACCTGAAAG GACTTATATTGAGAGGGATATCTGTACAATCTGCCACAAGCCCATGATCTCTGACGTCAGGATGATTCTGGATGACATGAATATGCAGTGTCATGCCACTTGTTTCAAA TGTGAGGTGTGTAAGAGCTCTCTGGGCCACCTGAAGGCAGGGGACAGCATGTGGGTGTATCAGCGCACTGTGCAATGCGAGAGATGCTTCGGTATCACTAGAA ATAAGTGGCATCGCTAA
- the scel gene encoding sciellin isoform X3: MSATATRRSYPPTKTDSTSPKTVVDDSKKKTSLLKDNSWIKKDVTSDKSVDQDSNFGRTVLSRFKSAENLNSSPDKTTSVVTTKTSTTPPERSSVQNLTRRFSASQDELDSRGKTSTQTVVTTTNTTPKRSSSVTKTETITKTTSKEPTETKTVKTVTSPTSTIKTTTRTSSVKTEPELSSSVTKTETITKTASKEPTETKTVKTVTSPTSTTKTTTRTSSVKTDPELTSTTTTVRDGTKTTVTTTSTSSVKSPTKSETFTEKILSDTTNIGKTQTQPKVTNTETPTKTISKTETITETAAKEPRVRDYTKTVTTETQPASTITRTTRTSVRTDPEITKTYTSYNDTPTSKTTTRTITTKSSAEDQLFDTLIPTSIKSVSSSAPDTSSNETTSVTSPTTYTRTSYKTTRTEEYPSDTVITRTIRSVSSPPDSTLQRYERRSSFNGSTTTYTTTSTTYTDSSRSLDYLSDGLTSKTVKTVYTTPERTYIERDICTICHKPMISDVRMILDDMNMQCHATCFKCEVCKSSLGHLKAGDSMWVYQRTVQCERCFGITRNKWHR, translated from the exons ATCCCTTCTGAAGGACAACAGCTGGATTAAGAAGGATGTTACCAGTGATAAATCAGTGGA TCAGGACTCAAACTTTGGGAGAACCGTCCTGAGTCGATTTAAATCAGCTGAAAACCTGAACAG CTCTCCAGATAAAACCACTTCAGTCGTCACCACCAAAACCTCTACTACTCCTCCTGAAAGATCCTCAGTCCAGAATCTAACCAGAAG ATTCAGCGCAAGTCAGGATGAACTGGATTCACGCGG gaaaaccaGCACTCAGACTGTAGTAACTACTACAAACACTACACCCAAAAG AAGCTCAAGTGTTACCAAGACAGAGACCATCACTAAAACTACTTCCAAGGAGCCCACAGAAAC taaaactgtaaaaacggtGACGTCACCAACTTCAACTATTAAAACCACCACAAG AACGTCATCTGTGAAGACTGAACCAGAGCT AAGCTCAAGTGTTACCAAGACAGAGACCATCACTAAAACTGCTTCCAAAGAGCCCACAGAAAC taaaactgtaaaaacggtGACGTCACCAACTTCAACCACTAAAACCACCACAAG AACATCATCTGTAAAGACTGACCCAGAGCT CACCAGCACTACTACTACTGTAAGAGATGGCACAAAGACCACGGTGACCACCACCAG CACATCTTCTGTGAAGTCACCAACCAAAAGCGAGACATTCACTGAGAAGATCCTCTCTGATACTACCAACATCGG GAAAACTCAAACTCAACCTAAAGTGACAAACACAGAGACTCCAACCAAAAC AATCTCCAAGACAGAGACCATCACTGAAACCGCTGCCAAGGAACCCAGAGTTCG AGATTACACCAAAACTGTCACAACAGAGACACAGCCAGCTTCAACCATCACAAGAACTACGAg aacCTCTGTGAGGACTGATCCAGAGAT CACCAAAACCTATACTAGCTATAATGATACTCCAACATCTAAAACTACAACCCGCACCATCACCACCAAATCCAG TGCTGAGGACCAGCTGTTTGACACCCTAATACCGACATCCATCAAGTCAGTGTCCTCCTCCGCACCTGACACCAGCAG TAACGAGACAACAAGTGTAACCAGTCCCACGACCTACACCAGAACCTCGTACAAAACAACCAG GACTGAGGAATACCCTTCGGACACGGTGATCACCAGAACCATTAGATCTGTCTCCTCCCCACCTGACAG tactttgCAAAGGTATGAGCGGCGCAGTAGTTTTAACGGCTCCACTACAACCTACACTACTACTTCCACAACTTACACAGACAGCAGCAG GTCCTTGGATTATCTCTCTGATGGCCTTACATCAAAAACTGTTAAAACCGTGTACACAACACCTGAAAG GACTTATATTGAGAGGGATATCTGTACAATCTGCCACAAGCCCATGATCTCTGACGTCAGGATGATTCTGGATGACATGAATATGCAGTGTCATGCCACTTGTTTCAAA TGTGAGGTGTGTAAGAGCTCTCTGGGCCACCTGAAGGCAGGGGACAGCATGTGGGTGTATCAGCGCACTGTGCAATGCGAGAGATGCTTCGGTATCACTAGAA ATAAGTGGCATCGCTAA
- the scel gene encoding sciellin isoform X7 yields the protein MSATATRRSYPPTKTDSTSPKTVVDDSKKKTSLLKDNSWIKKDVTSDKSVDQDSNFGRTVLSRFKSAENLNSSPDKTTSVVTTKTSTTPPERSSVQNLTRRFSASQDELDSRGKTSTQTVVTTTNTTPKRSSSVTKTETITKTTSKEPTETKTVKTVTSPTSTIKTTTRTSSVKTEPELTSTTTTVRDGTKTTVTTTSTSSVKSPTKSETFTEKILSDTTNIGKTQTQPKVTNTETPTKTISKTETITETAAKEPRVRDYTKTVTTETQPASTITRTTRTSVRTDPEITKTYTSYNDTPTSKTTTRTITTKSSAEDQLFDTLIPTSIKSVSSSAPDTSSNETTSVTSPTTYTRTSYKTTRTEEYPSDTVITRTIRSVSSPPDSTLQRYERRSSFNGSTTTYTTTSTTYTDSSSRSLDYLSDGLTSKTVKTVYTTPERTYIERDICTICHKPMISDVRMILDDMNMQCHATCFKCEVCKSSLGHLKAGDSMWVYQRTVQCERCFGITRNKWHR from the exons ATCCCTTCTGAAGGACAACAGCTGGATTAAGAAGGATGTTACCAGTGATAAATCAGTGGA TCAGGACTCAAACTTTGGGAGAACCGTCCTGAGTCGATTTAAATCAGCTGAAAACCTGAACAG CTCTCCAGATAAAACCACTTCAGTCGTCACCACCAAAACCTCTACTACTCCTCCTGAAAGATCCTCAGTCCAGAATCTAACCAGAAG ATTCAGCGCAAGTCAGGATGAACTGGATTCACGCGG gaaaaccaGCACTCAGACTGTAGTAACTACTACAAACACTACACCCAAAAG AAGCTCAAGTGTTACCAAGACAGAGACCATCACTAAAACTACTTCCAAGGAGCCCACAGAAAC taaaactgtaaaaacggtGACGTCACCAACTTCAACTATTAAAACCACCACAAG AACGTCATCTGTGAAGACTGAACCAGAGCT CACCAGCACTACTACTACTGTAAGAGATGGCACAAAGACCACGGTGACCACCACCAG CACATCTTCTGTGAAGTCACCAACCAAAAGCGAGACATTCACTGAGAAGATCCTCTCTGATACTACCAACATCGG GAAAACTCAAACTCAACCTAAAGTGACAAACACAGAGACTCCAACCAAAAC AATCTCCAAGACAGAGACCATCACTGAAACCGCTGCCAAGGAACCCAGAGTTCG AGATTACACCAAAACTGTCACAACAGAGACACAGCCAGCTTCAACCATCACAAGAACTACGAg aacCTCTGTGAGGACTGATCCAGAGAT CACCAAAACCTATACTAGCTATAATGATACTCCAACATCTAAAACTACAACCCGCACCATCACCACCAAATCCAG TGCTGAGGACCAGCTGTTTGACACCCTAATACCGACATCCATCAAGTCAGTGTCCTCCTCCGCACCTGACACCAGCAG TAACGAGACAACAAGTGTAACCAGTCCCACGACCTACACCAGAACCTCGTACAAAACAACCAG GACTGAGGAATACCCTTCGGACACGGTGATCACCAGAACCATTAGATCTGTCTCCTCCCCACCTGACAG tactttgCAAAGGTATGAGCGGCGCAGTAGTTTTAACGGCTCCACTACAACCTACACTACTACTTCCACAACTTACACAGACAGCAGCAG CAGGTCCTTGGATTATCTCTCTGATGGCCTTACATCAAAAACTGTTAAAACCGTGTACACAACACCTGAAAG GACTTATATTGAGAGGGATATCTGTACAATCTGCCACAAGCCCATGATCTCTGACGTCAGGATGATTCTGGATGACATGAATATGCAGTGTCATGCCACTTGTTTCAAA TGTGAGGTGTGTAAGAGCTCTCTGGGCCACCTGAAGGCAGGGGACAGCATGTGGGTGTATCAGCGCACTGTGCAATGCGAGAGATGCTTCGGTATCACTAGAA ATAAGTGGCATCGCTAA